The Kitasatospora setae KM-6054 genome contains a region encoding:
- a CDS encoding heavy-metal-associated domain-containing protein produces MSCCSTNGTCSTTETATVDPAAVTTVFTVAGMTCGHCEQAVGKAVGALEGVRAVRVDVRNGLVSVDSAAGLDDSAVRAAVDEAGYELTGRA; encoded by the coding sequence ATGTCCTGCTGCTCCACCAACGGCACCTGCTCCACCACCGAGACCGCGACCGTCGACCCGGCCGCCGTCACCACCGTCTTCACCGTCGCCGGGATGACCTGCGGCCACTGCGAGCAGGCCGTCGGCAAGGCGGTCGGCGCGCTGGAGGGCGTGCGGGCCGTCCGGGTCGACGTGCGGAACGGCCTGGTGAGCGTCGACTCGGCGGCCGGGCTGGACGACTCGGCCGTGCGCGCCGCCGTCGACGAGGCCGGCTACGAGCTGACCGGCCGGGCCTGA
- a CDS encoding heavy metal translocating P-type ATPase: MTTQAAPASTEVELRIGGMTCASCAARIEKKLNRMDGVRASVNYATEKAKVVVDGPVDVADLIATVEATGYTAALPEPPAAAPEADGATPADELAPLRQRLVAAVALAVPVIAMAMVPALQFDNWQWLSLTLAAPVVTYAAWPFHKAAWTNARHGAATMDTLVSLGTGAAFLWSLWALFFGDAGMPGMRHGFEFTIARSDGSSNIYLEAAAGVTAFILAGRYFEARSKRTAGAALKALLALGAKDVTVLREGREVRLPVGQLAVGDRFVVRPGEKIATDGTVVEGSSAVDASMLTGESVPVEVGPGDTVTGATVNAGGRLVVEATRIGADTQLARMGRLVEDAQNGKAAAQRLADRISGVFVPIVITLALATLGYWLGTGEGWSAAFTAAVAVLIIACPCALGLATPTALLVGTGRGAQLGILIKGPEVLENTRKADTVLLDKTGTVTTGRMTLLALHTADGTTEDEALRLAGALEHASEHPIAQAIATAARERLGDLPPVEDFTNIPGLGVQGTVDGHTVVAGREALLADRAQHLPAALAAAKTTAERAGRTAIAVGWDGAARAVLEVADAVKPSSAEAVAELRALGLRPILLTGDNRLVAEAVAAEVGIPARDVIAEVLPEDKVTTVQRLQAEGRTVAMVGDGVNDAAALAQADLGLALGTGTDAAIEAADLTLVRGDLRSAADAIRLARRTLATIKGNLFWAFAYNTAALPLAAAGLLNPMIAGAAMAFSSVFVVGNSLRLRTFRAR; the protein is encoded by the coding sequence ATGACCACCCAGGCAGCACCCGCCTCCACCGAGGTGGAACTCCGCATCGGCGGCATGACGTGCGCGTCCTGCGCCGCGCGGATCGAGAAGAAGCTCAACCGCATGGACGGCGTCCGGGCCAGCGTCAACTACGCCACCGAGAAGGCCAAGGTGGTCGTCGACGGGCCCGTGGACGTCGCCGACCTGATCGCCACCGTCGAGGCCACCGGCTACACCGCCGCGCTCCCCGAGCCGCCGGCCGCGGCGCCGGAGGCGGACGGCGCCACACCGGCCGACGAACTGGCGCCGCTGCGGCAGCGCCTAGTGGCGGCCGTCGCGCTGGCCGTGCCGGTGATCGCGATGGCGATGGTGCCCGCCCTCCAGTTCGACAACTGGCAGTGGCTGTCGCTGACCCTGGCCGCCCCGGTGGTCACCTACGCCGCCTGGCCGTTCCACAAGGCCGCCTGGACCAACGCCCGGCACGGCGCCGCCACCATGGACACCCTGGTCTCGCTCGGCACCGGCGCCGCGTTCCTCTGGTCGCTGTGGGCGCTGTTCTTCGGCGACGCGGGCATGCCCGGGATGCGGCACGGCTTCGAGTTCACCATCGCCCGCTCGGACGGCTCCTCGAACATCTACCTGGAGGCGGCGGCCGGCGTCACCGCGTTCATCCTGGCCGGACGCTACTTCGAGGCCCGCTCGAAGCGGACCGCGGGCGCCGCGCTGAAGGCCCTGCTGGCACTCGGCGCCAAGGACGTCACCGTGCTGCGCGAGGGCCGCGAGGTCCGCCTGCCGGTCGGGCAGTTGGCGGTCGGGGACCGGTTCGTAGTGCGCCCCGGCGAGAAGATCGCCACCGACGGCACCGTGGTCGAGGGCAGCTCCGCCGTGGACGCCTCGATGCTCACCGGCGAGTCCGTCCCCGTCGAGGTCGGGCCCGGCGACACCGTCACCGGCGCCACCGTCAACGCGGGCGGCCGGCTGGTCGTCGAGGCCACCCGGATCGGCGCCGACACCCAACTCGCCCGGATGGGCCGACTCGTCGAGGACGCCCAGAACGGCAAGGCCGCCGCCCAGCGCCTGGCCGACCGGATCTCCGGCGTGTTCGTGCCGATCGTGATCACCCTGGCGCTGGCCACCCTGGGCTACTGGCTGGGCACCGGCGAGGGCTGGAGCGCCGCGTTCACGGCCGCCGTCGCGGTGCTGATCATCGCCTGCCCGTGCGCCCTCGGCCTGGCCACCCCCACCGCCCTGCTGGTCGGCACCGGCCGCGGCGCCCAACTCGGCATCCTGATCAAGGGCCCCGAAGTCCTGGAGAACACCCGCAAGGCCGACACCGTCCTCCTCGACAAGACCGGCACCGTCACCACCGGCCGGATGACCCTGCTCGCCCTCCACACCGCCGACGGCACCACCGAGGACGAGGCGCTGCGGCTGGCCGGCGCCCTCGAACACGCCTCCGAACACCCCATCGCCCAAGCCATCGCCACCGCCGCCCGCGAACGCCTCGGCGACCTGCCCCCCGTCGAGGACTTCACCAACATCCCCGGCCTCGGCGTCCAGGGCACCGTCGACGGCCACACCGTCGTCGCCGGACGCGAAGCACTGCTCGCCGACCGGGCCCAGCACCTGCCCGCCGCCCTCGCCGCCGCCAAGACCACCGCCGAGCGGGCCGGACGCACCGCCATCGCGGTCGGCTGGGACGGCGCGGCCCGGGCCGTCCTGGAAGTCGCCGACGCCGTCAAGCCGAGCAGTGCCGAGGCCGTCGCCGAACTGCGCGCCCTGGGCCTGCGCCCGATCCTGCTCACCGGCGACAACCGCCTGGTGGCGGAAGCGGTGGCCGCCGAGGTGGGCATCCCCGCCCGGGACGTGATCGCCGAAGTCCTCCCCGAGGACAAGGTCACCACCGTCCAGCGCCTCCAGGCCGAGGGCCGCACCGTCGCCATGGTCGGCGACGGCGTCAACGACGCCGCCGCCCTCGCCCAGGCCGACCTCGGCCTCGCCCTCGGCACCGGCACCGACGCCGCCATCGAAGCCGCCGACCTCACCCTCGTCCGCGGCGACCTGCGCTCCGCCGCCGACGCCATCCGCCTCGCCCGCCGCACCCTCGCCACCATCAAGGGCAACCTGTTCTGGGCCTTCGCCTACAACACCGCCGCCCTCCCCCTCGCCGCCGCCGGACTCCTCAACCCGATGATCGCCGGCGCCGCCATGGCCTTCTCCTCCGTCTTCGTGGTCGGCAACAGCCTGCGGCTGCGGACCTTCAGGGCCCGCTGA
- a CDS encoding DUF4287 domain-containing protein produces MSTEQQVKGPASYFPSIEKKYGRPIAEWQQLIGDSPLTKHMELVAWLKSEYGLGHGHANALVAYHLAAAK; encoded by the coding sequence ATGAGCACCGAGCAGCAGGTCAAGGGACCGGCCAGCTACTTCCCCTCCATCGAGAAGAAGTACGGGCGCCCGATCGCCGAGTGGCAGCAGCTGATCGGCGACTCGCCGCTGACCAAGCACATGGAGCTGGTCGCCTGGCTGAAGTCCGAGTACGGGCTGGGGCACGGCCACGCCAACGCGCTGGTCGCGTACCACCTCGCCGCCGCCAAGTGA
- a CDS encoding iron chaperone: MAEKHEGFTADERAAMKERAKELKAESKRASAAAKAAEAEKDLLEKIEEMPEEDRVLARRFHELVAEAAPELAPKTWYGMPAYNNADGKPVCFFQSAAKFKSRYAMIGFSDNARLDDGAMWPTYFAIADLGEAEAARITELLKRAVS, translated from the coding sequence ATGGCGGAGAAGCACGAGGGTTTCACGGCGGACGAGCGCGCGGCGATGAAGGAGCGCGCCAAGGAGCTCAAGGCGGAGTCCAAGCGGGCGTCCGCCGCGGCGAAGGCCGCCGAGGCCGAGAAGGACCTGCTGGAGAAGATCGAGGAGATGCCGGAGGAGGACCGGGTGCTGGCCCGGCGCTTCCACGAACTCGTCGCCGAGGCCGCGCCGGAGCTCGCCCCGAAGACCTGGTACGGCATGCCCGCCTACAACAACGCCGACGGCAAGCCGGTCTGCTTCTTCCAGAGCGCCGCCAAGTTCAAGTCCCGCTACGCGATGATCGGCTTCAGCGACAACGCCAGGCTGGACGACGGCGCGATGTGGCCGACCTACTTCGCGATCGCCGACCTGGGCGAGGCGGAGGCCGCCCGGATCACCGAGCTGCTGAAGCGCGCCGTCTCCTGA
- a CDS encoding SRPBCC family protein produces MWQHEYTAETAAAPHAVWAVLSDLDHWTDWDTSMEAVALDGPFEVGGTVTMTPIGQEPIVSVITRIEPGRAYADRTGFGGAVLDFSHTLTALPNGGTRVVHRLEITGPDVDRLGPELGPMITEDFPEAMAALLARAERVA; encoded by the coding sequence ATGTGGCAGCACGAGTACACCGCCGAGACCGCCGCCGCTCCGCACGCCGTCTGGGCGGTGCTCAGCGACCTGGACCACTGGACGGACTGGGACACCTCGATGGAGGCCGTCGCCCTGGACGGCCCGTTCGAGGTCGGCGGCACGGTCACGATGACCCCGATCGGGCAGGAGCCGATCGTCTCCGTCATCACCCGGATCGAGCCCGGACGCGCCTACGCCGACCGCACCGGGTTCGGCGGCGCCGTGCTGGACTTCTCGCACACCCTCACCGCCCTCCCCAACGGCGGCACCCGGGTGGTCCACCGCCTGGAGATCACCGGCCCGGACGTCGACCGGCTCGGCCCCGAACTCGGCCCGATGATCACCGAGGACTTCCCGGAGGCGATGGCCGCCCTGCTCGCCCGCGCCGAGCGGGTGGCCTGA
- a CDS encoding phosphatase PAP2 family protein, which produces MKALNQWVPTGRRVVEDLSAVDLAVYAAVAATPTPTLDERLRQLSTAANHSKISIALACGLALVPGRPRRAAAVGLASVAVASATANLLGKSLARRKRPDREAGKVPQARFVPMPESASFPSGHTASAFAFAAGVASVLPWAAAPLGLLATSVGYSRVHTGVHYPGDVIAGALLGTVAGSVVAGVDEWWPGR; this is translated from the coding sequence GTGAAGGCGTTGAACCAGTGGGTGCCGACCGGGCGGCGGGTGGTGGAGGACCTGTCGGCGGTGGACCTGGCGGTGTACGCGGCGGTGGCCGCGACGCCGACCCCGACCCTGGACGAGCGGCTGCGGCAGCTCTCCACCGCCGCGAACCACTCGAAGATCTCGATCGCCCTGGCCTGCGGGCTGGCCCTGGTGCCGGGCCGGCCGCGCCGGGCGGCGGCGGTCGGGCTGGCGTCGGTGGCGGTGGCCTCGGCGACGGCGAACCTGCTGGGCAAGTCGCTGGCCCGGCGCAAGCGGCCGGACCGGGAGGCCGGCAAGGTGCCGCAGGCGCGGTTCGTGCCGATGCCGGAGTCGGCGTCGTTCCCCTCCGGGCACACCGCGTCCGCGTTCGCGTTCGCGGCCGGCGTGGCCTCGGTGCTGCCGTGGGCGGCGGCCCCGCTGGGTCTGCTGGCCACCTCGGTCGGCTACTCCCGGGTGCACACCGGCGTCCACTATCCGGGGGACGTCATCGCGGGCGCGCTGCTGGGGACGGTCGCGGGGAGCGTGGTGGCGGGCGTCGACGAGTGGTGGCCGGGCCGCTGA
- a CDS encoding alpha/beta fold hydrolase, with protein sequence MTEYVTSADGTRIAYQVAGDAGPAVVVVDGAMCHRAFGPSGPLAAELAGAHRVFSYDRRGRGESGSGGPYAVEREVEDLAAVVAAAGGRATLLGVSSGAALALRAAGSGIGVERVVAYEPPFSTTDEQRARFKEYRAGVERDVLAGEPGDAVARFMTFVGSPEPMVAQLRESPVWPAFVAVAPTLVNDAEVLDGAEGAPVPGALLAGLPVPVLVADGGDSPALLRDAAAATAAAAGAEYRTLAGQTHEVAPDVLGPMVAGFIARG encoded by the coding sequence ATGACCGAGTACGTGACCTCCGCCGACGGCACCCGGATCGCCTACCAGGTGGCGGGTGACGCCGGCCCGGCCGTGGTGGTCGTGGACGGCGCGATGTGCCACCGCGCGTTCGGCCCCTCCGGCCCGCTGGCCGCCGAACTGGCCGGTGCGCACAGGGTGTTCAGCTACGACCGGCGCGGGCGCGGCGAGAGCGGCTCGGGCGGGCCGTACGCCGTGGAGCGGGAGGTGGAGGACCTGGCGGCGGTCGTCGCGGCGGCGGGCGGCCGGGCGACGCTGCTCGGCGTGTCCTCCGGCGCGGCGCTGGCGCTGCGGGCGGCCGGGTCCGGCATCGGGGTGGAGCGGGTGGTGGCGTACGAGCCGCCGTTCAGCACCACCGACGAGCAGCGGGCCCGGTTCAAGGAGTACCGGGCGGGCGTCGAGCGGGACGTGCTGGCGGGCGAGCCGGGCGACGCGGTGGCCCGGTTCATGACCTTCGTCGGCTCGCCCGAGCCGATGGTCGCCCAGCTGCGCGAGTCGCCGGTCTGGCCGGCCTTCGTGGCGGTGGCGCCGACCCTGGTCAACGACGCTGAGGTGCTGGACGGGGCGGAGGGCGCGCCGGTGCCGGGCGCCCTGCTGGCCGGGCTGCCGGTGCCGGTGCTGGTGGCCGACGGCGGGGACAGCCCGGCCCTGCTGCGCGACGCGGCCGCCGCGACGGCCGCCGCCGCGGGCGCGGAGTACCGCACCCTGGCGGGGCAGACCCACGAGGTCGCGCCGGACGTGCTGGGGCCGATGGTGGCCGGGTTCATCGCCCGGGGCTGA
- a CDS encoding diacylglycerol/lipid kinase family protein, whose product MGEAAKPVWLARAAIGCGLAAVLLLAAGAGLRGALVVAVGAAALVLMAVGVWWALSRRGPVRWFGVLLAVAAPAGALALYVGGGTWPWVLGALALWAVGLALARAALRSARHTREMPEREVDPPRRPVLIMNPKSGGGKVEKFDLAGRARELGAEVVLLDPSAQQDVTELAERAVADGADLLGVAGGDGTQALVAQVAARHGLPFLVVSAGTRNHFALDLGLDRNDPARCLDALTDGVELRVDLGEVAGRAFVNNVSFGTYAEVVRNPEYRDAKAATVLAMLPDLLVGYAGARLTAETGGERLEDPQAVLVSNNPYDAGDLLDPGRRSRMDLGRLGVLGVRVDGAAQAADLALRGTSAEAVTVLVGREVVVTADVATIPVAVDGEALELDVPVRCVIRPGALRVRVPRERPGTVAPVPPLRWSRLAHLASGRVDTNGGVR is encoded by the coding sequence ATGGGAGAGGCGGCGAAGCCGGTGTGGCTGGCGAGGGCGGCGATCGGGTGCGGGTTGGCGGCGGTGCTGCTGCTGGCCGCCGGGGCGGGGCTGCGCGGGGCCCTGGTGGTGGCGGTCGGGGCGGCGGCCCTGGTGCTGATGGCCGTCGGGGTGTGGTGGGCGCTGTCGCGGCGCGGGCCGGTGCGCTGGTTCGGCGTGCTGCTGGCGGTGGCCGCCCCGGCGGGCGCGCTGGCGCTGTACGTGGGCGGCGGGACGTGGCCGTGGGTGCTGGGCGCGCTGGCGCTGTGGGCGGTCGGCCTGGCGCTGGCCCGGGCGGCGCTGCGCTCGGCGCGGCACACCCGGGAGATGCCGGAGCGGGAGGTCGATCCGCCGCGCCGCCCCGTCCTGATCATGAATCCGAAGTCCGGCGGCGGGAAGGTCGAGAAGTTCGACCTGGCCGGGCGGGCCCGTGAGCTGGGCGCGGAGGTGGTGCTGCTCGACCCGTCCGCCCAGCAGGACGTCACCGAGCTGGCCGAGCGGGCCGTCGCGGACGGCGCCGACCTGCTGGGGGTGGCGGGCGGCGACGGCACCCAGGCGCTGGTCGCGCAGGTCGCGGCCCGGCACGGGCTGCCGTTCCTGGTGGTGTCGGCCGGCACCCGCAACCACTTCGCGCTCGACCTCGGCCTGGACCGCAACGACCCGGCCCGCTGCCTGGACGCGCTGACCGACGGCGTCGAGCTCCGGGTCGACCTGGGCGAGGTCGCGGGCCGGGCCTTCGTCAACAACGTCTCGTTCGGCACCTACGCGGAGGTCGTCCGCAACCCCGAGTACCGGGACGCGAAGGCCGCCACGGTCCTCGCCATGCTGCCGGACCTGCTGGTCGGCTACGCGGGCGCGCGGCTGACCGCCGAGACCGGCGGGGAACGGCTGGAGGACCCGCAGGCGGTGCTGGTCAGCAACAACCCGTACGACGCGGGCGACCTGCTCGACCCCGGGCGGCGCTCCCGGATGGACCTCGGGCGGCTCGGCGTGCTGGGCGTCCGGGTGGACGGCGCGGCGCAGGCCGCGGACCTGGCGCTGCGTGGTACGAGTGCGGAGGCGGTGACGGTGCTGGTCGGCCGCGAGGTGGTGGTGACGGCGGACGTCGCGACCATCCCCGTCGCGGTGGACGGCGAAGCCCTGGAGCTGGACGTGCCGGTGCGCTGCGTGATCCGGCCCGGCGCGCTGCGGGTCCGGGTCCCGCGCGAGCGGCCGGGCACGGTGGCGCCCGTGCCGCCCCTGAGATGGAGCCGGCTGGCGCACCTCGCGTCGGGCCGGGTGGACACGAACGGCGGTGTGCGGTGA
- a CDS encoding MFS transporter yields MSDPSAPPAPRRWTALALIALAQFVVIMDTSIIGVALPEMRSALGFSQENLSWVFNAYVIAFGGLLLLGGRLSDLFGARRVFATGWAVLAAGSLLAGLAGTAGVELAGRAVQGAGSALIAPAALALLMALFGPRPTELPRAIALYGAAAPAGGTAGVFLGGLITQYASWPWVFWINVPVALAVLAAVPAVLPAGTARRGTVDWLGAATVTAGLAVTVFAIVRAPQAGWGSAGTWLVLGAGLLLTAGFVLLQSRRREPLIRLGIWRAPNLAGANLAQLLMAAAWIPMWFFLNLYLQQVLGLGAFASGAALLPMTAAIMLMMIVLAPRLIARFGPKPLVVTGLAALAAGMYGLSLACPDGSFAVDVLPASLLAAVGMSLAFIPSLGTALAVPDPAEGGLASGIVNTSYQVGSALGLAAMTAVAAADGARDLTDPAALTHGFSAAFRGAAALALLGALASLRTLRSRPR; encoded by the coding sequence ATGTCCGACCCCAGCGCACCACCCGCACCGCGCCGTTGGACGGCGCTCGCCCTGATCGCCCTCGCCCAGTTCGTGGTCATCATGGACACCTCGATCATCGGCGTGGCCCTGCCGGAGATGCGCTCCGCGCTCGGGTTCTCCCAGGAGAACCTCTCCTGGGTCTTCAACGCGTACGTGATCGCCTTCGGCGGCCTGCTGCTGCTCGGCGGCCGGCTCTCCGACCTGTTCGGCGCCCGGCGGGTCTTCGCCACCGGCTGGGCGGTCCTCGCCGCCGGCTCGCTGCTGGCCGGCCTGGCCGGCACCGCGGGCGTCGAACTGGCCGGCCGCGCCGTCCAGGGCGCCGGCTCCGCGCTGATCGCCCCGGCGGCGCTCGCCCTGCTGATGGCGCTCTTCGGCCCGCGCCCGACCGAACTGCCCCGGGCCATCGCCCTGTACGGCGCGGCCGCCCCGGCCGGCGGCACCGCGGGCGTGTTCCTGGGCGGCCTGATCACCCAGTACGCCAGCTGGCCGTGGGTGTTCTGGATCAACGTGCCGGTGGCGCTGGCCGTGCTCGCCGCCGTCCCGGCCGTGCTGCCCGCCGGGACGGCCCGCCGCGGCACGGTCGACTGGCTCGGCGCGGCCACCGTCACCGCCGGACTGGCCGTCACCGTCTTCGCGATCGTCCGCGCCCCGCAGGCGGGCTGGGGCTCGGCCGGGACCTGGCTGGTGCTCGGGGCGGGCCTGCTGCTGACCGCCGGGTTCGTGCTGCTGCAGTCCCGCCGCCGCGAGCCGCTGATCCGGCTCGGCATCTGGCGCGCGCCGAACCTGGCCGGGGCCAACCTGGCACAGCTGCTGATGGCGGCGGCCTGGATCCCGATGTGGTTCTTCCTCAACCTCTACCTGCAGCAGGTGCTCGGCCTGGGGGCCTTCGCCTCGGGCGCGGCGCTGCTCCCGATGACCGCCGCGATCATGCTGATGATGATCGTGCTGGCGCCCCGGCTGATCGCCCGCTTCGGCCCCAAGCCCCTGGTCGTCACCGGCCTCGCCGCCCTCGCGGCCGGCATGTACGGGCTCTCGCTGGCCTGCCCGGACGGCAGCTTCGCGGTCGACGTGCTGCCCGCCTCGCTGCTCGCCGCGGTCGGCATGTCGCTGGCCTTCATCCCCTCCCTCGGCACCGCCCTGGCCGTCCCCGACCCCGCCGAGGGCGGCCTCGCCTCCGGCATCGTCAACACCTCCTACCAGGTCGGCTCCGCCCTCGGCCTGGCCGCCATGACCGCCGTCGCCGCCGCCGACGGCGCCCGCGACCTCACCGACCCGGCCGCCCTCACCCACGGCTTCTCCGCCGCCTTCCGCGGCGCCGCCGCCCTCGCCCTCCTCGGCGCCCTGGCCTCCCTCCGCACCCTCCGCTCCCGCCCCCGCTGA
- the serS gene encoding serine--tRNA ligase, with protein sequence MHDARVLIDLGDEAVRLLARRGYTLDLSALEALQSRRNSGIQAGDELRARSKQVAQEVQRTAKQGGDVGELKETARALKEQVQQNEAELEQVRQELTDLLLTIPNLPDDEAPDGFSDADARELRRVGEPPRFDFTPKDHVDLGEAMGILDFGRAAKLSGSRFSVLRGAGAALERAIASLLLDVHTRRHGYVEHAVPYLVNRRTMTGTGQLPKFEEDLFKTGVADRDLFLIPTAEVPLTNLYADEIVPPAELPLALTAYTPCFRSEAGSYGRDTRGLIRMHQFSKVEMVRICAAEQAREQMQLMVSHAEACLQELELAYRVVALAAGDTGFSAQLTYDLEVWLPGQETYREISSVSDFGTFQGRRAGIRTRDEKGKPTPAATINGSGLPLARTIAAVLEQHQQADGSVLLPKALHPYLGFARIAADGTPVEE encoded by the coding sequence ATGCATGATGCCCGCGTCCTGATCGACCTGGGGGACGAAGCCGTCCGGCTTCTGGCACGTCGCGGCTACACGCTCGACCTGTCCGCGCTGGAGGCGCTGCAGTCCCGCCGCAACAGCGGCATCCAGGCCGGCGACGAGCTGCGGGCCCGCTCGAAGCAGGTCGCCCAGGAGGTGCAGCGCACCGCGAAGCAGGGCGGGGACGTCGGCGAGCTGAAGGAGACCGCCCGGGCGCTCAAGGAGCAGGTCCAGCAGAACGAGGCGGAGCTGGAGCAGGTCCGGCAGGAGCTGACCGACCTGCTGCTGACCATCCCCAACCTGCCCGACGACGAGGCCCCCGACGGCTTCTCCGACGCGGACGCCCGCGAGCTGCGCCGGGTCGGCGAGCCGCCGCGCTTCGACTTCACCCCCAAGGACCACGTCGACCTCGGCGAGGCGATGGGCATCCTGGACTTCGGCCGGGCCGCCAAGCTGTCGGGCTCGCGCTTCAGCGTGCTGCGCGGCGCCGGCGCCGCTCTGGAGCGGGCGATCGCCTCGCTGCTGCTGGACGTGCACACCCGCCGGCACGGGTACGTCGAGCACGCCGTGCCGTACCTGGTGAACCGGCGCACCATGACCGGCACCGGCCAGCTGCCGAAGTTCGAGGAGGACCTGTTCAAGACCGGCGTCGCGGACCGGGACCTGTTCCTGATCCCGACCGCCGAGGTGCCGCTGACCAACCTGTACGCGGACGAGATCGTCCCGCCGGCCGAGCTGCCGCTGGCGCTCACCGCGTACACCCCGTGCTTCCGTTCGGAGGCCGGCTCCTACGGGCGGGACACCCGCGGGCTGATCCGGATGCACCAGTTCTCGAAGGTCGAGATGGTGCGGATCTGCGCGGCCGAGCAGGCCCGGGAGCAGATGCAGCTGATGGTCTCGCACGCCGAAGCCTGCCTGCAGGAGCTCGAACTCGCCTACCGGGTCGTCGCGTTGGCGGCCGGTGACACCGGCTTCTCGGCGCAGCTGACCTACGACCTGGAGGTGTGGCTGCCTGGTCAGGAGACCTACCGGGAGATCTCCTCGGTGTCGGACTTCGGCACCTTCCAGGGCCGCCGGGCCGGTATCCGCACCCGCGACGAGAAGGGCAAGCCGACCCCGGCCGCCACCATCAACGGCTCGGGCCTGCCGCTGGCCCGCACCATCGCGGCGGTGCTGGAGCAGCACCAGCAGGCGGACGGCTCGGTGCTGCTGCCGAAGGCCCTGCACCCGTACCTCGGCTTCGCCCGGATCGCCGCCGACGGCACCCCCGTCGAGGAGTAG
- a CDS encoding MarR family winged helix-turn-helix transcriptional regulator, translated as MDGLVEGPANSPGFWLWHTTLRWQREVAAALAPYDLTHPQFVLLSCAWWLNEQGAVPNQQELSAQAGTDVRTTSQVVRKLEAKGLLDRTTDPDDTRARRLRITPRGTALARAAVPTVEAVDRAFFAPAAHGTPALDGDGLSRLLRRLVDAP; from the coding sequence ATGGACGGACTGGTCGAAGGCCCGGCTAACAGCCCCGGCTTCTGGCTGTGGCACACCACCCTGCGCTGGCAGCGCGAGGTCGCCGCCGCCCTCGCCCCCTACGACCTGACGCACCCGCAGTTCGTACTGCTCTCCTGCGCCTGGTGGCTCAACGAGCAGGGCGCCGTCCCCAACCAGCAGGAGCTCTCCGCGCAGGCGGGCACCGACGTCCGGACCACCTCCCAGGTGGTCCGGAAGCTGGAGGCCAAGGGCCTGCTCGACCGCACCACCGATCCGGACGACACCCGGGCCCGCCGCCTGCGCATCACCCCGCGCGGCACCGCCCTCGCCCGCGCCGCCGTCCCGACCGTCGAGGCCGTCGACCGCGCCTTCTTCGCCCCCGCCGCCCACGGCACGCCCGCCCTTGACGGCGACGGCCTCAGCCGCCTGCTGCGCCGCCTGGTCGACGCGCCCTAG